A region of the Candidatus Pelagibacter ubique HTCC1062 genome:
ATAACATTGTTGTTCCAAAATCTGATTGAGCAACAACTACGTCTGCGCCAAATGCAAAATTCATTAACTGTTGTGCTAAAATACTAATTCCAAAAGTTGCAAGAATTGATGTAAATAAATCTTTATCTACCACTTTATTAATAACCAGCTTGTACATTCCCCATCCAACACAATACATTACAATTGGAGATACAATTATACCAAAGGCTGGATGAATACCTGAGAGATACATAAAGTAAGCAATGTAACCACCCATAATTACTAATTCTCCTTGAGCAATGTTTATTATATTCATTACTCCCCACTGCAGAGCCATTCCATAAGCAATTAATGCAAATAAAATACCTAGAAGTATTCCATCCATTGAGGCTTGGACCATTAGTATTGGTGCTTGAAAAATTAGAAAATCCATAAATTATTTAAATGTTTATAAAAAAATGCCCCCTATTTCTAGGGAGCATTTTACATATTAGGTATTATCTTTTTGACCAAGATGGAATTGGGTGTACCAACTCAGCTGATGCCCATTTTGTAGGAGCAACAACTTTGTTTTCACACTTACTACCATCATCGTTACATGATACTTGGAAAAGTACCATTGGTTTTGATACGTTCTGCCCACCTTCTGCAAATTTTATGTTCCCATAAAAAGTTTGCATATCAGTTGCAGCTAAAGCGTCTCTAACTTTTTTAGTGTCAAATGATTGCGCTCTTTCGAATGCATCTTTAAATACTAATAAAGCAGCTGACGACTCTGCAGCTTGGTATGGCGGTGCATAACCAAATGCTTTTGTAAAATCTGCATCATAGGTAGTTCCATCTTTAAAGAAATCATCTTTGTAAGATAATGATTTATGCCATTGAGAAGCACAAAGTGCATACTCAGAAGCTTTACCATGCATCTTAGATAATTTAGCGGCATCACAGTGAGTCATTGCTAACATAGGAACATCAACTTTCATTTCTGAAATTTGCCTAACAGCTGTTAAAGCTCCTTTTGTGTGACCTGAAACCACAAGAACATCTGGTTTTACAGCTTTTACTTTAGATAAAGTAGCAGCCATATCATTAAGTTCTTTCGGTAACTTGTCATCAATTATGATTTTAGAACCTGTTCTTTTAGCAGCATCAAGAATACCTAATCTCACATCTTGAGAGAAAGCATCTTGTTCAAATGCCATTGCAATCTTAACTGGTTTTCCACCGTTTTTTTCAACTGCAAGATCAATTGCTACATCAAGATATAAGTTCGCAGGAGCTAGTACTGCAAATAAATATTTATAACCCTTAGTGAATAACGATCTAGACGCACCGTTTGCTTCAACCATAGGAATTCCATATTTTTCAGTTACAGGAGCCATAGCTTTAGTCAAACCTGAGCTATAAGGCCCAAGCATGTATTGAACACCATCTTGTTGAATTAATCTTTCTGCAAGTTGTGCTGCCCTTCCAGAGTTTGACTCGTCATCGTAATAAATGATTTCAAACTTGTAAGTTTTTCCACCAACCTTAATACCACCCATGTCATTTATTCTGTCAACTGCTAAGTTATAGCCGTTTTGAGTATGAACACCATTTGATGAGTATTTTCCAGTCAATGAAATAGCTGCACCTAAAATAATTTTATCCCCAACAACCTTCGCGAAAGATATTGTTGAAGCTGAAATTAAAAGAGCAATTGCAGAAACTAAAGTAATAATTATATTTCTGATTTTCATTTTTATTTCCCTCTATTAGTTTTTTAAATTTAAATAAATATTTAACCCTTAAATGTAATTACACGCAAGTCCTTAAGACAAAAGTGTGACCTAATAGTTTTGAATAAATGCTATGATTAAAGCGATTAATATCAATACACACGCTGAAATTGTATTAATAACTTTTGGGTTTGCTTTTATCCAAACAATTAATTTTCTAGCAAGAACAGCATAAGCAATTAAAGATAAAAAATCTAAAACTGCATATGTTGTAATTAAAATTATAAATTGGACAATATAATTTGAATTAAAATCTATAAACTGTGGGAATATTAAAGGAAAAAACATCCAAGCTTTTGGACTTGTTCCTGCAACTAAAAAACCATCTTTAAAAAAAGAAAAAAAGCTTTTTGACGAAATATTATTTGAATTTATATCTTTTGGTCTTGAATTATAAATATCATAAGCAAGATAAAGTAAGTAAGCTATACCAATCCACTTAAAAGTATTTAGAAAGTTTGGATTATCGACAAAAAAAGATCCTAAAACAAAAATTACTAATGTTGCTTGAATAATATTTGCTGTAACATCTCCAAGAGCTGTCCAGATACATTTTTGAACTCCATAATTCATGGAATATGAAATGATTACAATTCTAGGTGTACCAGGAGTGATAAATAAAAATAAAATAATCTGTAAAAAAAGAAAATAATTTAAGGGAAGCATTTTGTTGTTTGGATAGTCCAAAAAAACCGGGAGCTAAAGATGGCTAAGATGGACTATCTAAGTTTGAAGATACCATGACCTTAAATAAAATGCATTAATCAATTTTTTTAAATATAATGAAAATAAAGGATTTATGAAAAAAAAAGGTCACACCCCTATAACTAGAGTTAAAAATCCAGAACCCCATATATCAGATCCTGACTGGATCATCTGGGCTGCTTGGGCTGACCGGATTACCTTTGAAGAAATAGAGCAAAAAACTGGAAAGACAGAAGGTGAAGTAATCAAGATTATGAGGCATTCTATAAAGCCTGTTTCTTTTAGATTGTGGAGAAAAAGAGTTAATCAAAAAAGTATTAAACATAGAAAAAAATTTGAATACTCTAGAAAAGAAATTACTAGTAAAATTAAAAAGAATGATTATTTATAAGATATGAAAAATGTAACTATTTATACAGGTCCACTTTGTAATTTTTGTGATGCAGCAAAAAGATTATTAGCTAGAAACAACGTTGAATATAAAGAAATTAATATTGCAACAGTAGATGGAGCAATGGATGAAATGATTACTAAAGCTAATGGAAAAAGAACTATTCCACAAATCTTTTTTGATGATAATCATATTGGTGGTTACGATGATGTTAGAGCTCTTGAAAAAGAAAATAAATTACTAGAACTTTTAAAATAAACTAGTTTTTAGGTTTAAAAGTCAGACAAACACCATTATTACAATATCTTTTACCAGTTGGTTTAGGTCCATCTTCAAAGATATGACCGTGATGTCCGCCACATTTTTTGCAATGATATTCTACCCGCTCATAACCTAATAGAGTATCTGTTTTAGTTTCAAATGCATCCGGTAACGATTGATAAAATGAAGGCCAACCTGAACCACTTTCATATTTGGCATTTGAGTCAAATAATTTTTCACCACAATTAGCACAATGATAGCTTCCTTCTCTCTTCTCGTGATTTAATTCACTTGTACCAGGCGCTTCTGTACCATCTTCAAATAGAACTAATTTTTGTTCAGCTGTAAGGTCTTTGTTAATTTTTTTTGTCATGGTTTATTCTAATACTCTTAAGGGTTTACCTGCAACACATGCCTCTAATCCTTCAATCATCTGTGTATAAAATATACTATAATTTTCTGCTGTTACATAGCCAACATGTGGCATCAACAATGCATTTGGTAAAAATCTTAATTTATTTCCTTCTGGTAGAGGTTCTTTTTCATAAACATCAAGTCCTGCTCCAGCAATAACATTGGTTGATAATGCTATAATTAAATCATCTTCATTAATAATTGATCCTCTAGATGTATTAATTAAAAAAGCAGTTTTTTTCATTGAGTCTAATTCTTTTAGTTTTATTAACTCTTTATATCTTTCTCCACCTTGCACATGGATCGATAAAAAATCAGAATTTTGAAATAGATCTTCTTTACTGCATGGAAGGA
Encoded here:
- a CDS encoding TIGR03643 family protein, translating into MKKKGHTPITRVKNPEPHISDPDWIIWAAWADRITFEEIEQKTGKTEGEVIKIMRHSIKPVSFRLWRKRVNQKSIKHRKKFEYSRKEITSKIKKNDYL
- the grxC gene encoding glutaredoxin 3, coding for MKNVTIYTGPLCNFCDAAKRLLARNNVEYKEINIATVDGAMDEMITKANGKRTIPQIFFDDNHIGGYDDVRALEKENKLLELLK
- a CDS encoding amino acid ABC transporter substrate-binding protein, giving the protein MKIRNIIITLVSAIALLISASTISFAKVVGDKIILGAAISLTGKYSSNGVHTQNGYNLAVDRINDMGGIKVGGKTYKFEIIYYDDESNSGRAAQLAERLIQQDGVQYMLGPYSSGLTKAMAPVTEKYGIPMVEANGASRSLFTKGYKYLFAVLAPANLYLDVAIDLAVEKNGGKPVKIAMAFEQDAFSQDVRLGILDAAKRTGSKIIIDDKLPKELNDMAATLSKVKAVKPDVLVVSGHTKGALTAVRQISEMKVDVPMLAMTHCDAAKLSKMHGKASEYALCASQWHKSLSYKDDFFKDGTTYDADFTKAFGYAPPYQAAESSAALLVFKDAFERAQSFDTKKVRDALAATDMQTFYGNIKFAEGGQNVSKPMVLFQVSCNDDGSKCENKVVAPTKWASAELVHPIPSWSKR
- the msrB gene encoding peptide-methionine (R)-S-oxide reductase MsrB, which translates into the protein MTKKINKDLTAEQKLVLFEDGTEAPGTSELNHEKREGSYHCANCGEKLFDSNAKYESGSGWPSFYQSLPDAFETKTDTLLGYERVEYHCKKCGGHHGHIFEDGPKPTGKRYCNNGVCLTFKPKN
- a CDS encoding LysE family translocator → MLPLNYFLFLQIILFLFITPGTPRIVIISYSMNYGVQKCIWTALGDVTANIIQATLVIFVLGSFFVDNPNFLNTFKWIGIAYLLYLAYDIYNSRPKDINSNNISSKSFFSFFKDGFLVAGTSPKAWMFFPLIFPQFIDFNSNYIVQFIILITTYAVLDFLSLIAYAVLARKLIVWIKANPKVINTISACVLILIALIIAFIQNY